One window of Sphingomonas sp. KC8 genomic DNA carries:
- the trpE gene encoding anthranilate synthase component I — protein sequence MNPTQDAAAAACLRGGRPALVWRRQIADVDTPIAAALKLIEPGRGDFLLESVEGGAARGRYTLLGLAPDLVFRAEGMSAAINRAWLTDKAAFEPCEADTLTAMRALVAACRMDVPEGLPSALACLVGYFAYETVGLVEKLPRPPANPLGLPDMLFVRPTLILVFDRLADELFLVAPLWPDTGVDADMAVALANERIESVAARLAAALPARAAVPADLPDITPEPAVSADRYRDMVLTAKDYIAAGDIFQVVLAQRFSAPFPLPPFDLYRALRRINPSPFLYFLDMPGFAIIGSSPEILVRARDGEVTIRPIAGTRPRGRTAAEDAANRDSLLADPKERAEHLMLLDLGRNDVGRVSQAGTVTVTDSYTIEKYSHVMHIVSNVVGRLSPDKDALDALFAGFPAGTVSGSPKVRACEIIAELEPETRGAYAGGVGYFSPDGSMDSCIVLRTAVVKDGVMHVQAGAGIVADSDPEYEQRECEAKSRALIAAAREAISRAAEAGFGQ from the coding sequence GTGAATCCGACGCAGGATGCAGCGGCTGCGGCGTGCCTGCGCGGGGGCCGGCCGGCGTTGGTATGGCGCCGGCAGATCGCCGATGTGGACACGCCGATCGCGGCGGCGCTCAAGCTGATCGAACCCGGCCGTGGCGATTTCCTGCTGGAATCGGTGGAAGGCGGGGCTGCGCGCGGGCGTTATACCCTGCTCGGCCTTGCCCCCGATCTGGTGTTCCGGGCCGAAGGCATGTCGGCGGCGATCAACCGGGCATGGCTGACCGACAAGGCCGCGTTCGAACCGTGCGAAGCCGACACGCTGACGGCGATGCGCGCGCTCGTCGCCGCCTGCCGGATGGATGTGCCCGAAGGCCTGCCGTCCGCGCTCGCCTGCCTTGTCGGCTATTTTGCCTATGAAACGGTCGGGCTGGTGGAAAAACTGCCACGCCCGCCGGCCAACCCGCTGGGTCTGCCGGATATGCTGTTCGTGCGGCCGACGCTGATCCTGGTGTTCGATCGGCTGGCGGACGAACTGTTCCTGGTCGCTCCGCTATGGCCCGATACCGGCGTCGACGCCGATATGGCCGTGGCCCTCGCCAACGAACGGATCGAAAGCGTGGCGGCGCGCCTTGCCGCTGCCCTGCCCGCGCGCGCGGCGGTGCCTGCCGATCTGCCCGATATCACGCCCGAACCGGCCGTTTCTGCCGATCGCTACCGCGATATGGTGCTGACCGCGAAGGATTATATCGCGGCCGGCGATATCTTTCAGGTGGTGCTTGCCCAGCGTTTTTCGGCGCCGTTCCCGCTGCCGCCGTTCGATCTCTATCGGGCCTTGCGGCGGATCAATCCGTCGCCATTCCTCTATTTCCTCGACATGCCCGGCTTTGCGATCATCGGTTCGTCGCCCGAAATCCTGGTCCGCGCGCGCGACGGCGAAGTGACGATCCGGCCGATCGCCGGCACCCGACCGCGCGGGCGCACCGCCGCCGAAGATGCCGCCAACCGCGATTCCCTGCTCGCCGATCCCAAGGAACGGGCCGAACATCTGATGCTGCTCGATCTGGGGCGCAACGATGTCGGCCGGGTATCCCAAGCCGGCACCGTCACCGTCACCGACAGCTACACGATCGAAAAATACAGCCACGTCATGCACATCGTATCGAATGTCGTCGGCCGGCTATCGCCGGACAAGGACGCGCTCGATGCGTTGTTCGCGGGCTTCCCGGCCGGCACCGTATCCGGTTCGCCCAAGGTGCGCGCGTGCGAGATCATTGCCGAACTGGAACCGGAAACGCGTGGCGCTTATGCCGGCGGCGTCGGCTATTTCTCCCCCGATGGATCGATGGATTCGTGCATCGTCCTGCGCACCGCCGTGGTGAAGGACGGGGTGATGCATGTGCAGGCGGGCGCGGGCATCGTCGCCGATAGCGACCCCGAATATGAACAGCGCGAATGCGAAGCCAAGTCGCGTGCACTGATCGCCGCCGCGCGCGAAGCGATCAGCCGTGCCGCAGAAGCGGGGTTTGGCCAGTAG
- a CDS encoding peptidyl-prolyl cis-trans isomerase: MISFFRNALSSWLVLGLFGLVLIAFAVTSIDPSWVNGSNKGGPDIATIDGRKISATEARKQLDNIVRQEQRNNPEFTMAAFAAQGGVDQTLNQFISFKALEAWGRDQGLTVSNRLIDGEIASTQAFFGPTGKFERSAMEAALGQARMTERELRADMAADALRRQMLIPIAGGTVAPDGIILPNASLLLEQRSGLIGIVPSAAIPAGAAPTDAEITAYYNANVGRFTIPERRVLRYAMFGADNAPTSTTPTEAEIAAFYKTNAASYGASETRAISQVILPDQKAADALAAKVRGGGAIADAARQAGGEAIAQTVARPALAEAASPAIADAVFALPQGGVAGPIKADLGWYVVKVDRIDAKAARPLAAVKAEIAASLARQKHDEAVANMVSDIEDSIADGSSFDDVVKARGLTVVTTPALLADGRAPDQPDFKPAPELPALLRFAAQMTADEDPVVETIVANQRYALVAVSQVIAAAPAPLARVRDAVVASIQAERAAKQARAIADAILAKAKGGTALADAFAQAPVRLAPPAKAGARQMDMMRNDRPAPAPLKLMFGMKKGEIRVLAAPNNAGWFVVHLAEIVPGDARKEPGLVNSLRRDFSRSVGDEYIQQFIAAASKEIGVKRNDKAITALKAELSGQDQ; encoded by the coding sequence ATGATCTCCTTCTTTCGAAACGCGCTTTCTTCCTGGCTGGTACTGGGCTTGTTCGGGCTGGTGCTGATCGCATTCGCGGTCACCAGCATCGATCCAAGCTGGGTCAACGGCAGCAACAAGGGCGGGCCGGATATCGCCACGATCGATGGCAGGAAGATTTCCGCAACCGAAGCGCGCAAGCAGCTCGACAACATCGTGCGCCAGGAACAGCGCAACAACCCGGAATTCACCATGGCCGCCTTCGCCGCGCAGGGTGGCGTGGACCAGACGTTGAACCAGTTCATCTCGTTCAAGGCGCTGGAAGCCTGGGGCCGTGATCAGGGCCTTACCGTCAGCAATCGGCTGATCGACGGCGAAATCGCCAGCACGCAGGCCTTTTTCGGCCCGACCGGCAAGTTCGAACGCAGCGCGATGGAGGCCGCCCTCGGCCAGGCGCGGATGACCGAACGGGAATTGCGCGCCGATATGGCCGCCGATGCCCTGCGTCGCCAGATGCTGATCCCGATCGCTGGCGGCACCGTTGCGCCTGACGGCATCATCCTGCCCAACGCATCGCTGCTGCTCGAACAGCGCAGCGGCCTGATCGGCATCGTCCCGTCCGCCGCCATCCCGGCCGGCGCCGCGCCAACTGACGCGGAGATCACGGCATATTACAATGCCAATGTCGGCCGTTTCACGATCCCGGAACGGCGTGTCCTGCGCTACGCCATGTTCGGCGCGGACAACGCACCGACGTCGACGACGCCGACCGAAGCGGAAATTGCCGCTTTCTACAAAACCAACGCCGCAAGCTATGGCGCCAGCGAAACCCGCGCCATCTCGCAGGTGATCCTGCCCGATCAGAAGGCGGCCGACGCCCTTGCCGCAAAGGTGCGTGGCGGTGGCGCGATCGCCGATGCCGCCCGTCAGGCCGGTGGCGAGGCCATCGCCCAGACTGTCGCGAGGCCGGCGCTGGCCGAAGCCGCATCGCCGGCGATCGCCGATGCCGTATTCGCGCTGCCGCAGGGCGGGGTTGCCGGCCCGATCAAGGCGGATCTCGGCTGGTATGTCGTGAAGGTTGACCGGATCGATGCCAAGGCCGCCCGTCCGCTGGCGGCCGTGAAGGCTGAAATCGCCGCGTCGCTGGCCCGGCAGAAGCATGACGAAGCCGTGGCCAACATGGTCAGCGATATCGAAGATTCGATCGCCGATGGGTCCAGCTTCGATGATGTGGTCAAGGCCCGTGGCCTGACCGTCGTCACCACCCCGGCCCTGCTTGCCGATGGCCGCGCGCCCGACCAGCCGGATTTCAAGCCGGCGCCCGAACTGCCGGCGCTGCTGCGTTTCGCCGCGCAGATGACGGCCGACGAAGATCCCGTCGTCGAAACGATCGTCGCCAACCAGCGTTATGCCCTGGTCGCCGTGTCGCAGGTGATCGCTGCGGCGCCAGCACCTCTTGCGCGCGTTCGCGATGCGGTCGTGGCATCGATCCAGGCTGAGCGCGCGGCCAAGCAGGCCCGCGCCATCGCCGATGCGATTCTCGCCAAAGCCAAGGGCGGCACGGCGTTGGCGGATGCCTTCGCGCAGGCGCCGGTTCGGCTGGCGCCCCCCGCCAAGGCCGGCGCGCGGCAGATGGATATGATGCGCAACGATCGCCCGGCGCCCGCTCCGCTCAAATTGATGTTCGGCATGAAGAAGGGCGAAATCCGCGTGCTGGCCGCACCGAACAACGCCGGCTGGTTCGTTGTCCACCTGGCCGAAATCGTCCCCGGCGATGCCCGCAAGGAACCCGGCCTCGTCAATTCGCTGCGCCGTGATTTTTCGCGCAGCGTGGGCGACGAATATATCCAGCAGTTCATTGCCGCGGCATCGAAGGAAATCGGCGTCAAGCGCAACGACAAGGCGATCACCGCGCTGAAGGCCGAATTGAGCGGTCAGGACCAGTGA
- a CDS encoding anthranilate synthase component II, with protein sequence MILVIDNYDSFTWNLVHYLRELGTEVEVVRNDAISVGQALSSGAAGFLISPGPCTPNEAGISLDLVAACAADRRPLMGVCLGHQSIGQHFGGRVVRARELMHGKTSAIEHDGSGVFAGLPSPFTATRYHSLVVEDIPADLIVNAHTSDGVVMGFRHRELPIHGVQFHPESIATEHGHDLLANFLREAGVPVKARA encoded by the coding sequence ATGATCCTCGTCATCGACAATTATGACAGCTTCACCTGGAACCTCGTCCATTATCTGCGCGAGTTGGGAACCGAGGTCGAAGTGGTCCGCAACGACGCGATCAGCGTCGGCCAGGCCCTGTCGAGCGGAGCCGCCGGCTTCCTGATATCGCCCGGCCCCTGCACGCCCAACGAAGCGGGGATCTCGCTCGATCTGGTCGCGGCCTGCGCGGCGGACAGGCGGCCGCTGATGGGTGTCTGCCTTGGCCATCAGTCGATCGGCCAGCATTTTGGTGGCCGCGTCGTCCGCGCCCGCGAACTGATGCACGGCAAGACCAGCGCGATCGAACATGATGGCAGCGGGGTCTTTGCCGGTCTCCCCTCGCCCTTCACCGCGACCCGCTATCATTCGCTGGTGGTGGAAGACATTCCGGCCGATCTGATCGTCAACGCGCACACGTCGGATGGGGTCGTCATGGGGTTCCGCCACCGCGAACTGCCGATCCACGGCGTTCAGTTCCACCCCGAAAGCATCGCCACCGAACATGGCCATGATCTGCTCGCCAATTTCCTGCGCGAAGCCGGCGTGCCGGTAAAGGCACGGGCATGA
- the trpC gene encoding indole-3-glycerol phosphate synthase TrpC has protein sequence MMNKLIEICDAKRVHVAHRKATTSLADIEARARAQSAPRGFRAALDAKVAAGGFGLIAEIKKASPSKGLIRADFDPPAHARAYQAGGAACLSVLTDEPYFQGHDDYLVAARAACDLPCLRKDFMVDPWQVAEARALGADAILIIAAALDDGQMAEIEAAAIEYGMDALVEVHDAVEFERALRLKSRLIGVNNRDLRDFSVDFARTYELADSAPAGCTFVAESGLGSKADLDAMAAHGVACFLVGESLMRQPDVEAATRALLTGA, from the coding sequence CTGATGAACAAGCTGATTGAAATTTGCGACGCCAAGCGCGTCCATGTCGCCCACCGCAAGGCGACGACTTCGCTCGCCGATATCGAAGCGCGCGCCAGGGCGCAGTCCGCGCCGCGCGGCTTTCGCGCCGCGCTCGATGCCAAGGTCGCCGCCGGTGGCTTCGGCCTGATCGCCGAAATCAAGAAAGCCAGCCCGTCCAAGGGGTTGATCCGCGCGGATTTTGATCCCCCCGCCCATGCCCGCGCCTATCAGGCCGGTGGCGCGGCCTGTCTGTCGGTGCTCACCGACGAACCCTATTTCCAGGGGCATGACGATTATCTCGTCGCGGCCCGCGCCGCCTGCGATCTGCCGTGTCTGCGCAAGGATTTCATGGTTGATCCGTGGCAGGTCGCCGAAGCCCGCGCGCTGGGGGCGGATGCGATCCTGATCATCGCCGCCGCGCTCGACGATGGCCAGATGGCCGAGATTGAGGCCGCCGCGATCGAATATGGCATGGATGCGCTTGTCGAAGTGCATGATGCGGTCGAATTTGAACGCGCACTGCGGCTGAAATCGCGCCTGATCGGCGTCAACAATCGCGATCTGCGCGATTTCAGCGTCGATTTCGCGCGGACCTACGAACTCGCCGACAGCGCCCCGGCCGGGTGCACCTTCGTCGCCGAAAGCGGCCTCGGGTCAAAGGCTGATCTCGATGCGATGGCCGCCCACGGCGTGGCCTGTTTCCTTGTTGGAGAATCGCTGATGCGCCAGCCCGACGTGGAAGCCGCAACCCGCGCACTGCTGACCGGCGCATGA
- a CDS encoding ATP-binding protein yields the protein MMTDLLRPFFDGSYAPHGYCLLWQPELIWTHVITDTLIAGAYFSIPLVLIVMIRRRADIAFGWVFWLFAMFITACGVTHVMGIWTLWNGNYGVEALVKVVTAVVSVATAITLWPLLPKVIALPSPKMLRVANAELAATIAERDAALVRMHEEMTQRELAETALLQARKLEALGQLSGGISHDFNNVLQAVGGNLELIGRGSHDPERMARWTRNAMKAVQHGKSLAGQMLAFSRVQALAVTTVTIAPMVAGMADLIRGSIGPANRLEIDPIDPALAVTTDMAQIELAILNLAINARDAMPRGGTLRVAAHARTGKVHADLPKGDYVEISVADDGVGMLPEVLDRALEPFFTTKAVGEGAGLGLSMVFGVARQSGGTVALRSQPGTGTVVSLFLPRVAAVAANIAGDDPEYGTGEAVAATLAGRSILLIDDDDDVRATVLEILSEAEARVISANSGDAGLQHLRHMRPDLMIVDFAMPGINGAEVATLARATCVGLPVLIVTGHARSAELDAVAGQGVGVLRKPFTADALIRTASGLVSGRPKVDARPA from the coding sequence ATGATGACCGACCTGCTTCGTCCGTTTTTTGATGGAAGCTACGCCCCGCATGGCTATTGCCTGCTGTGGCAGCCCGAGCTGATCTGGACGCATGTCATCACCGACACGCTGATCGCCGGGGCCTATTTTTCGATCCCGCTGGTGCTGATCGTGATGATCCGCCGCCGCGCCGACATCGCCTTTGGCTGGGTGTTCTGGCTGTTCGCAATGTTCATCACCGCGTGCGGCGTGACGCATGTGATGGGCATCTGGACGCTGTGGAACGGCAATTACGGGGTCGAAGCACTGGTCAAGGTGGTGACGGCGGTCGTTTCGGTCGCAACGGCCATTACATTGTGGCCGCTTCTGCCCAAGGTGATCGCGCTGCCATCCCCGAAGATGTTGCGCGTCGCCAACGCCGAACTGGCGGCAACCATTGCCGAACGCGATGCCGCATTGGTGCGGATGCACGAAGAAATGACGCAACGGGAACTGGCTGAAACGGCGCTGCTGCAAGCCCGCAAGCTGGAAGCGCTGGGGCAATTGAGCGGCGGTATTTCGCATGATTTCAATAATGTATTGCAGGCTGTTGGCGGCAATCTTGAACTGATCGGCCGTGGCAGCCATGATCCCGAGCGCATGGCAAGGTGGACCCGCAACGCCATGAAGGCGGTGCAGCATGGTAAATCGCTGGCCGGACAGATGCTGGCTTTTTCGCGCGTGCAGGCGCTGGCGGTTACGACGGTGACGATCGCGCCGATGGTGGCCGGCATGGCGGATCTGATCCGCGGATCGATCGGTCCGGCCAACCGGCTGGAAATCGACCCGATCGACCCGGCATTGGCGGTGACGACCGATATGGCGCAGATCGAACTGGCCATCCTGAATCTGGCGATCAACGCCCGCGACGCCATGCCGCGTGGAGGCACCCTGCGTGTCGCCGCGCACGCGCGCACAGGCAAGGTCCACGCCGATCTGCCCAAGGGCGATTATGTGGAGATCAGCGTCGCCGATGATGGGGTTGGCATGCTGCCCGAGGTTCTGGATCGCGCGCTGGAGCCGTTCTTCACCACCAAGGCGGTGGGCGAAGGCGCGGGGCTGGGGCTGAGCATGGTATTCGGGGTTGCCCGCCAGTCGGGCGGCACCGTAGCCCTACGATCGCAACCGGGGACGGGGACGGTGGTGAGCCTGTTCCTGCCACGCGTGGCTGCAGTGGCGGCCAATATCGCGGGCGATGATCCGGAATATGGAACGGGCGAGGCAGTGGCGGCCACCCTTGCGGGTCGTAGCATCCTGCTGATCGACGATGACGATGACGTGCGCGCGACCGTGCTGGAAATTCTGTCGGAAGCCGAAGCGCGCGTGATCAGCGCCAATTCGGGCGATGCCGGGTTGCAGCATCTGCGACACATGCGGCCCGATCTGATGATCGTCGATTTCGCGATGCCTGGCATCAACGGCGCTGAAGTCGCAACCCTCGCCCGCGCGACCTGTGTTGGCCTGCCCGTGCTGATCGTGACGGGGCATGCCCGTTCGGCCGAACTGGATGCGGTGGCCGGCCAGGGCGTGGGCGTGTTGCGCAAACCGTTTACCGCCGACGCGCTGATCCGCACGGCCAGCGGGCTGGTATCGGGCCGGCCGAAGGTAGACGCCCGCCCGGCTTGA
- the trpD gene encoding anthranilate phosphoribosyltransferase: MTITTVLPDAHLPLDQATAHAAFADMLDGRANEAEAQAFLTVMAERDETSVEIAAAAMALRERMIPITAPAGAIDVCGTGGDGAHSLNVSTAVAIVVAACGVPVAKHGNRAASSKAGSSDTLEALGLDLDRASARAEASLNDLGIAFLFAQLHHPSLKRLAAVRRAIGRRTIFNLIGPIANPARVTRQLIGVARPDYLPVYADALRLIGTESAMMVAGDEPLDELSIAGPSSAIRIGACGEGAIRIVPEDAGLTRHPLEALRGGDAVYNADALRRLLLGEQGAYRDAVLLNAAAALIVAGHATDLHAGVEEAAETIDKGLAKALLDCWIAF, encoded by the coding sequence ATGACGATCACCACCGTGCTGCCCGATGCGCATCTGCCGCTCGATCAGGCGACCGCCCACGCGGCTTTCGCCGATATGCTCGATGGCCGCGCGAACGAGGCCGAAGCGCAAGCGTTCCTGACGGTGATGGCCGAACGTGACGAAACCAGTGTCGAAATCGCCGCTGCCGCGATGGCCCTGCGCGAACGCATGATCCCGATCACCGCACCGGCCGGCGCGATCGATGTGTGCGGCACGGGCGGTGATGGCGCGCACAGCCTGAACGTATCGACCGCTGTCGCGATCGTCGTCGCGGCGTGCGGCGTGCCGGTTGCCAAGCATGGCAATCGTGCCGCATCGTCCAAAGCGGGATCGTCGGATACGCTGGAAGCGCTCGGCCTCGATCTCGATCGCGCTTCGGCTCGCGCCGAAGCCAGCCTCAACGATCTCGGCATCGCCTTTCTCTTCGCCCAGTTGCATCACCCCTCGCTCAAGCGGCTGGCGGCGGTGCGCCGCGCGATCGGCCGGCGGACGATCTTCAACCTGATCGGCCCGATCGCCAATCCCGCGCGCGTCACCCGCCAGCTGATCGGCGTCGCCCGCCCCGATTATCTGCCCGTTTATGCCGATGCGCTGCGCCTGATCGGTACGGAATCGGCGATGATGGTCGCAGGCGATGAACCGCTCGATGAACTGTCGATCGCTGGTCCCAGCAGCGCGATCCGCATCGGTGCGTGCGGCGAAGGCGCGATCCGCATCGTGCCGGAAGATGCCGGCCTGACCCGTCATCCGCTCGAAGCGCTGCGCGGTGGTGATGCCGTCTATAACGCCGATGCGCTGCGCCGCCTGCTGCTGGGCGAACAGGGTGCCTATCGCGATGCCGTGCTGCTCAATGCGGCTGCCGCGCTCATCGTTGCCGGCCATGCCACCGATCTGCACGCCGGCGTCGAAGAAGCCGCCGAAACCATCGACAAGGGGCTTGCCAAGGCTCTGCTCGATTGCTGGATCGCGTTCTGA
- the tpiA gene encoding triose-phosphate isomerase: protein MALRKLVAGNWKMNGSIAALAELDAIAAAAVAHPGLDVAICPPFPLIAAAVQRQPALAIGAQDCHTGTSGAHTGDVAAGMIAEIGGKYAIVGHSERRADHGEGDALVRAKAEAAIAAGLIAIVCVGETEAERDAGQAVAVVEGQLAGSVPPAGKGDTLVVAYEPVWAIGTGRTPSTADVGEMHAAIRAKLAALLGAEGAKVRILYGGSVKPSNAGELMAVADVDGALVGGASLTAAQFVPIIEGAAG from the coding sequence ATGGCGTTGCGCAAGCTGGTGGCCGGCAATTGGAAGATGAATGGGTCGATCGCGGCATTGGCCGAACTGGATGCGATCGCCGCTGCGGCCGTGGCGCATCCGGGCCTTGACGTTGCGATCTGTCCGCCGTTCCCGCTGATTGCGGCGGCGGTGCAGCGCCAGCCGGCGCTGGCGATCGGGGCGCAGGATTGCCATACCGGCACCAGCGGCGCGCATACCGGCGATGTCGCGGCGGGCATGATCGCCGAGATTGGTGGCAAATATGCCATCGTCGGCCATAGTGAACGGCGCGCCGATCATGGCGAAGGCGATGCGCTGGTGCGCGCCAAGGCGGAAGCCGCGATCGCCGCGGGGCTGATCGCGATCGTCTGCGTGGGCGAAACCGAAGCGGAACGGGACGCCGGACAGGCCGTTGCCGTGGTCGAAGGCCAACTGGCCGGATCGGTGCCGCCGGCGGGCAAGGGCGATACTCTGGTCGTGGCGTATGAGCCGGTTTGGGCGATCGGCACCGGCCGGACGCCGTCGACCGCAGATGTGGGCGAAATGCACGCCGCGATCCGCGCGAAGCTGGCCGCGCTGCTGGGCGCGGAGGGCGCCAAGGTGCGGATCCTGTATGGCGGATCGGTGAAGCCTAGCAATGCGGGCGAACTGATGGCGGTGGCCGATGTGGACGGCGCGCTGGTCGGCGGAGCGAGCCTGACGGCGGCGCAGTTCGTGCCGATCATCGAAGGGGCGGCCGGCTGA